AAGCGGAAGATCGCGTCATTGAAGCGCAGGCGCTGGTTGGCCACGCGGAACTTCTCGTAGTCGTGCCAGATGGCCACGGCCACCGGATGACCGAGCATGGGAGAGACCTGGCCCTTCTTGACGAAGAACTCGCCGTAGAAGCCCGGCTCGGGCATTCCCACGCCGTCGGCGGCGATGGACTCGGCGTCGATCAGCACATCAGGCTGGTAGTCGCTGCCCAGCACCGACAGATCCAGGCCTTCGTAGATGCGGTCGGCGCGCGGGATATGGATGGTCAGCGCGTGCGACTGCTGCGCGGGCCAGCCCTGCATGTCCCTGGCACGCAGGTCGATGGCAAAGACCTTCTGCCCGGAGACCTTGGCCAGACCGTCGCGGCGGTAGTTGAGCGTGTTGCCATTGATCCAGTGAGTCTCCTGACCGCTGGCGGGCGTTATCAATTCCGCAAGCGCGTCTTTGACCGGGCGCACACTCGCAATCACGCCCATGGCGGCGGCAGCCTTCAGAAAACTGCGCCGATTCAAGTCCAGTTTGGACACGGTTCCAACTCCTTGCTGCAATGCGCACAGCAACAGCAAGGACTGGCGTGGGCACATCGCTAGATGACTATGTATTCCTGAACGTTGTATGCGTCCAAGAGTCAAAAAGCAGGTGATAACGGCTGCAGTTGTTGTCGGCATTTCTGCCCACATATCGCCAGCCTTGGCCGTCCGCCACGCTTTGGTCTTTTAAAAGACTAAGAGGCGCGGAGTATAGAAACAGCGGCCTGCATGATTTTTTGCCACCTAAATTCACAAGTTAAATACTCGGAAAATTGATGCTCATCAACACCAACTTCCTTCATTGATGCTTGTCGTGCAAAACGGCATGCGCCCACTTCGCTCCGCATTGAATGTTCGATGAACTTGCAGAAGCCAGCGCTTTTTGGTTCGGACATTCAGCTTTTTTGAATCGAGCCCTCAATCCTGCTGAACCTTTTTGCATTCGCCGCTTCATACACTGCATATCAATTTCAGCAGGCCCCCAGCGCCCGCAACCCGCACTTTCTGATTGCAGTTTCCATGAACTCAAGCTCCCGCTATACCGGTACCGCCATCGCCCTGCACTGGGTTCTGGCCATGGCACTGATCGGCATCTTCGCCTTTGGCCTCTATATGACAGGCCTGCCTTTCTCGCCCACACGCCTCAAGTACTTCAACTGGCACAAATGGGCAGGCATGACGATTCTGATCCTGTCCGTGCTGCGCCTGGTCTGGCGCATCACCCACCGACCACCGGAACTGCCCGAAGCCGTCACCCGCACCATGCCGGGCTGGCAGCGCATGGCCCACCATGGCGTGCATCACCTGATGTATGCGCTGTTCTTTGCCATCCCGCTGGTGGGCTGGATGTACAGCTCGGCCGCAGGATTTCCCATCGTGCTGTTCGGACAATTGCCCCTGCCCGACCTGGTGAGCAAGAGCCCCGAGCTGGCCGAAGCGCTCAAGCCCTGGCATGGCTATCTGGCCTATGCGCTGGCAGCCCTGGTGGTGATGCATATCGCTGCCGTCATCAAGCATCAGATCATTGACCGCGACGGACTGCTGTCACGCATGGTTCCGGGGAAATAACCTCCTGAGCGGCTTTGCCGGGGCGGCCCCGCCACGCCATCGCTGCGCGGCGGCGCTTGCTAGGCGCTCCTGACCTGGATCACACCAGCTTTTCAATTTTCTCTGTTCATCACAAGGAGTTTTTGATGAAAGTCCTTTTTTCCTCCGCACTGATTGCAGCCGCTTTCCTGGGCAACACCGCACAGGCCGCTCAAGCCC
This region of Comamonas thiooxydans genomic DNA includes:
- a CDS encoding cytochrome b, with translation MNSSSRYTGTAIALHWVLAMALIGIFAFGLYMTGLPFSPTRLKYFNWHKWAGMTILILSVLRLVWRITHRPPELPEAVTRTMPGWQRMAHHGVHHLMYALFFAIPLVGWMYSSAAGFPIVLFGQLPLPDLVSKSPELAEALKPWHGYLAYALAALVVMHIAAVIKHQIIDRDGLLSRMVPGK